In Stigmatopora nigra isolate UIUO_SnigA chromosome 2, RoL_Snig_1.1, whole genome shotgun sequence, a single window of DNA contains:
- the LOC144215640 gene encoding gap junction Cx32.7 protein-like, producing MGEWNLLGRLLDKVQTHSTLIGKVWLTVLFIFRILVLSIGADRVWGDEQSGFVCNTRQPGCENVCYDKAFPISHVRFWALQIIAVATPMLLYLGYVLHVVHIEKKLKERVGKQTEMGDQTLLFLQRSFKIPKYIKGSGKVNIRGRLLRAYVLHLVAKIGMELAFVVGQYFLYGLTLDSRYVCTQTPCPHQVDCFLSRPTEKSLIIWFMLGAAALSLALCVAELLYLGGKAFKECAARRRDYIVTPVTPIKSAPPGGLGGAYALKEDVTQNGFNAELEMQGRKFGINETLGNGLPGNTGEIHI from the exons ATGGGCGAATGGAATCTCCTGGGTCGCCTCCTGGACAAAGTGCAGACGCACTCCACGCTCATCGGCAAAGTCTGGCTCACCGTTCTCTTCATATTCCGCATCCTGGTTTTGAGCATCGGCGCCGATAGG GTGTGGGGCGACGAGCAGTCGGGTTTTGTGTGCAACACGCGGCAGCCGGGCTGCGAGAACGTGTGCTACGACAAAGCCTTCCCCATCTCGCACGTGCGCTTTTGGGCCCTGCAGATCATCGCCGTGGCCACGCCCATGCTACTCTACCTGGGCTACGTACTGCACGTGGTGCACATCGAGAAGAAG TTGAAGGAACGCGTTGGCAAGCAAACCGAAATGGGCGACCAGACCTTGTTGTTCCTGCAACGAAGTTTCAAGATTCCAAAGTACATCAAAGGTAGCGGCAAG GTCAACATCCGCGGACGCCTCCTGCGCGCCTACGTCCTCCACCTAGTGGCCAAGATCGGCATGGAGCTGGCGTTCGTGGTCGGCCAGTACTTCTTGTACGGCCTGACGCTGGACTCCCGCTACGTGTGTACACAAACGCCCTGTCCCCACCAGGTGGACTGCTTCTTGTCTCGCCCCACCGAGAAATCGCTCATCATCTGGTTCATGTTGGGCGCTGCGGCGCTTTCGCTCGCCCTCTGCGTGGCCGAGCTACTCTACCTTGGGGGTAAGGCCTTCAAGGAGTGCGCGGCTAGGCGACGCGACTACATCGTCACGCCCGTCACGCCTATCAAGTCGGCGCCCCCCGGTGGGCTGGGGGGGGCGTACGCGTTAAAGGAGGACGTGACGCAGAATGGCTTTAACGCCGAGCTGGAGATGCAAGGACGAAAGTTTGGCATCAATGAGACGCTGGGAAACGGGTTGCCAGGCAACACGGGGGAAATACATATCTAG